The Parambassis ranga chromosome 1, fParRan2.1, whole genome shotgun sequence genome includes a region encoding these proteins:
- the doc2g gene encoding double C2-like domains, gamma: MSVSKPPPPPSTSHLTIPPSSTSTPSSSASSPSTAPPPPSPVKISMQEHFAINVCPGPILPIPQISDFFPRFHDYPCTPPPPREKKILKEETFNGEMGIGYKDGERRGENEGDREEVIDSDDDDTYLGTLEFSLLFDQENNCLHCTIHKAKGLKAMDSNGLADPYVKLHLLPGASKANKLRTKTLKNTLNPVWNETLIYHGITAADMTTKTLRLCVCDMDRLGRNEFIGEVRVALKKLKEGESKRYNMGLERIAQNKETNNQTVDQGAVVAEEERGRILVSLCYNTEKGCLLVGIIRCAHLAAMDSNGYSDPFVKIILQPDMGKKSKYKTSVKKKTLNPEFNEEFSYEVSLDQLAKKTLEISVWDYDLGMSNDFIGGVELGINASGQRLRHWFDCLKNKGKKVEYWHTLTQQGAPSSEKPD, from the exons ATGAGTGTCTCCAAGCCCCCGCCCCCGCCCTCCACCTCCCACCTGACAATCCCCccatcctccacctccaccccttCCTCGTCCGCCTCGTCCCCCTCGACTGctccccccccaccctcacctGTCAAGATCTCTATGCAGGAGCACTTTGCCATTAATGTGTGCCCGGGGCCCATCCTCCCAATTCCACAGATCTCCGACTTTTTCCCACGTTTCCACGACTATCCCTGCACACCACCACCTCCCAGGGAAAAGAAGATCCTAAAGGAGGAAACTTTCAATGGGGAGATGGGCATAGGATACAAGGATGGGGAGAGAAGAGGGGAAAACGagggagacagggaggaggtgatcgactctgatgatgatgaca cctACCTGGGAACACTGGAGTTCAGCCTGCTCTTTGATCAAGAGAACAACTGTCTTCATTGTACTATTCATAAAGCAAAG GGACTGAAAGCCATGGACTCCAACGGGCTGGCTGATCCATACGTCAAGCTTCATCTTCTACCTGGGGCTAGCAAG gcaaACAAGTTACGCACAAAAACCCTGAAGAATACACTGAATCCAGTGTGGAATGAAACGCTGATTTATCATGGCATCACAGCAGCCGACATGACCACCAAAACACTCAG gctgtgtgtatgtgatatGGACAGGCTCGGGCGAAATGAATTCATTGGAGAGGTGAGAGTGGCTCTGAAGAAACTGAAAGAGGGTGAGAGCAAACGCTACAATATGGGCCTGGAGAGAATTGCACAG aATAAAGAAACTAACAATCAAACAGTGGACCAGGGAGCAGTCgtggcagaggaggag CGAGGCCGCATTCTGGTGTCACTGTGCTATAACACAGAGAAGGGCTGTCTGCTGGTTGGGATCATACGCTGTGCCCATCTGGCTGCCATGGACTCCAACGGCTACTCTGACCCCTTCGTCAAAAT TATCTTACAGCCAGATATGGGGAAAAAGTCCAAGTATAAGACgtcagtgaagaaaaaaactcTAAATCCTGAATTCAATGAg GAGTTTTCATATGAAGTATCCTTGGACCAGCTGGCGAAGAAAACCCTGGAGATCTCTGTGTGGGACTATGACTTGGGAATGAGCAACGACTTCATAG GTGGAGTGGAGCTGGGCATCAATGCAAGCGGACAGCGACTCAGACACTGGTTTGACTGTCtcaaaaacaaaggaaagaaaGTGGAGTACTGGCATACGCTCACACAGCAGGGAGCCCCGAGCAGTGAGAAACCAGACTAG
- the serping1 gene encoding plasma protease C1 inhibitor isoform X2, translating into MRQQATLCLLLQLIFELTSCTYLRVTPGSTLELPCLSFQTDFSGADITWKFNGREISPDDQSPGSATVQKNGLYLSISPVSAFNEGGYECLVKDNNVEVIRTYNITVDASIGYTIKAPKGSHVHLPCHFPPSSLPVRANAVWYKEISAGMRIKLNSEDDSTDENKKLDLLYPLDQDQTIILRNIVMEDAGIYQCETTEGGKLSTVYIIVGAPTLSPNTCEGLSTAWEPCQDENSRTGEPILQESIAEFSIKLYSYFREIYPSNNMLFSPVSINGLLSHLLLGARADTRKAMERALCVPHDFHCLHFQMKKLTEKLSGSLQMASQIYYNPYMNLTQSFTNQSIQFYEAEPVKLLETSDENARMINSWVANKTKNKITHLLDSVSPDAQLILLNAVSFSGQWKIKFNPKPKKGLFAKLNGDLVTVPLLHHQKYSVAVAYDGVLKAQVARFPLTGDSSLYILLPHSNGLTDLQLVEEKMTDTAVRQMIEQMKGTPLQHMEVALPKIKLDAQPDMNVLIKKLGLSSLYEGASLCGLHSEGQLVLDSAQHKAFLALTEQGVEAGAVTSVSFSRSYPNFSALRPFIMLLWSDQVNLPLFMGRVTDP; encoded by the exons ATGAGACAGCAGGCCACACTTtgcctcctgctgcagctcatttttgAG CTcacatcatgcacgtacctccgGGTGACACCTGGTTCTACTCTGGAGCTGCCCTGTCTCTCATTTCAAACTGACTTCAGTGGAGCAGACATTACCTGGAAATTCAATg GCAGAGAGATAAGCCCTGATGATCAGTCGCCCGGCTCGGCTACAGTTCAAAAGAATGGCCTGTATCTCTCTATATCTCCTGTGAGCGCTTTCAATGAGGGCGGCTATGAGTGTTTGGTGAAGGACAACAATGTGGAGGTGATAAGAACATACAACATTACAGTTGATG CATCAATTGGATATACCATTAAGGCACCTAAAGGCTCCCATGTTCACCTCCCGTGCCACTTCCCGCCTTCCAGCCTTCCAGTCAGGGCCAATGCAGTGTGGTATAAAGAGATCAGCGCTGGCATGAGAATAAAACTGAATTCTGAAGATGACTCCACAGATGAAAATAAGAAACTGGATCTGCTTTACCCTCTTGATCAAGATCAGACTATAATACTCAGAAACATTGTCATGGAGGATGCTGGAATTTACCAATGTGAAACCACCGAGGGGGGGAAGCTCAGCACTGTGTACATTATTGTTGGAG CTCCTACCTTGTCTCCTAACACGTGTGAAGGCCTCTCCACGGCGTGGGAGCCCTGCCAGGATGAGAACAGTCGCACGGGGGAACCCATACTGCAGGAGTCCATAGCAGAGTTCTCTATCAAGCTCTACTCTTACTTCAGAGAAATATATCCTTCCAACAACATGCTCTTCTCTCCTGTCAGCATCAATGGATTGCTCTCCCATTTGCTGTTGG GTGCAAGGGCTGACACCCGCAAAGCCATGGAGAGGGCTCTCTGTGTGCCTCATGACTTCCATTGTCTTCACTTCCAAATGAAGAAGCTAACAGAGAAGTTGTCCGGCTCCTTGCAAATGGCGTCACAGATCTACTATAACCCAT acATGAATCTGACCCAGTCCTTTACTAACCAGTCCATTCAGTTCTATGAAGCGGAGCCCGTCAAGCTGCTGGAGACCAGTGATGAGAACGCCAGGATGATCAACAGCTGGGTGGCAAATAAgaccaaaaataaaatcacacatttgTTAGACTCTGTTTCACCAGACGCACAACTGATCCTGCTCAACGCTGTTTCCTTTAGTG GTCAGTGGAAGATCAAGTTTAATCCGAAACCAAAGAAAGGACTTTTTGCCAAACTGAATGGTGATCTGGTGACGGTCCCCCTCCTCCATCATCAGAAATACTCTGTGGCTGTGGCCTATGATGGTGTGCTAAAGGCACAG GTGGCAAGGTTTCCCCTCACAGGGGACAGCAGCCTTTACATCCTGCTGCCTCACTCCAACGGATTGACTGACTTAcagctggtggaggagaagatgacGGACACAGCTGTGCGTCAAATGATAGAACAAATGAAGGGGACACCTCTGCAGCACATGGAGGTCGCTCTGCCCAAAATCAAGCTGGATGCACAGCCAGACATGAACGTCCTTATTAAGAAACTAg gACTGTCGTCGCTTTACGAAGGTGCAAGCCTGTGTGGCCTCCACTCTGAAGGACAGCTGGTCCTGGATAGTGCCCAACACAAAGCCTTCCTTGCACTTACAGAACAAGGAGTTGAGGCCGGCGCCGTCACCTCTGTGTCGTTCTCCCGCTCTTACCCTAACTTCTCTGCCCTGCGGCCTTTCATCATGTTGCTGTGGAGTGATCAGGTTAATTTGCCGCTCTTTATGGGCAGGGTGACCGACCCATGA
- the serping1 gene encoding plasma protease C1 inhibitor isoform X1, translated as MKWMDALLIKKKPGTITNLKTWKFMSCEMRQQATLCLLLQLIFELTSCTYLRVTPGSTLELPCLSFQTDFSGADITWKFNGREISPDDQSPGSATVQKNGLYLSISPVSAFNEGGYECLVKDNNVEVIRTYNITVDASIGYTIKAPKGSHVHLPCHFPPSSLPVRANAVWYKEISAGMRIKLNSEDDSTDENKKLDLLYPLDQDQTIILRNIVMEDAGIYQCETTEGGKLSTVYIIVGAPTLSPNTCEGLSTAWEPCQDENSRTGEPILQESIAEFSIKLYSYFREIYPSNNMLFSPVSINGLLSHLLLGARADTRKAMERALCVPHDFHCLHFQMKKLTEKLSGSLQMASQIYYNPYMNLTQSFTNQSIQFYEAEPVKLLETSDENARMINSWVANKTKNKITHLLDSVSPDAQLILLNAVSFSGQWKIKFNPKPKKGLFAKLNGDLVTVPLLHHQKYSVAVAYDGVLKAQVARFPLTGDSSLYILLPHSNGLTDLQLVEEKMTDTAVRQMIEQMKGTPLQHMEVALPKIKLDAQPDMNVLIKKLGLSSLYEGASLCGLHSEGQLVLDSAQHKAFLALTEQGVEAGAVTSVSFSRSYPNFSALRPFIMLLWSDQVNLPLFMGRVTDP; from the exons ATGAAGTGGATGGATgcattattaattaaaaaaaaacctggtaCCATCACAAATTTGAAAACTTGGAAATTCATGAGCTGTGAG ATGAGACAGCAGGCCACACTTtgcctcctgctgcagctcatttttgAG CTcacatcatgcacgtacctccgGGTGACACCTGGTTCTACTCTGGAGCTGCCCTGTCTCTCATTTCAAACTGACTTCAGTGGAGCAGACATTACCTGGAAATTCAATg GCAGAGAGATAAGCCCTGATGATCAGTCGCCCGGCTCGGCTACAGTTCAAAAGAATGGCCTGTATCTCTCTATATCTCCTGTGAGCGCTTTCAATGAGGGCGGCTATGAGTGTTTGGTGAAGGACAACAATGTGGAGGTGATAAGAACATACAACATTACAGTTGATG CATCAATTGGATATACCATTAAGGCACCTAAAGGCTCCCATGTTCACCTCCCGTGCCACTTCCCGCCTTCCAGCCTTCCAGTCAGGGCCAATGCAGTGTGGTATAAAGAGATCAGCGCTGGCATGAGAATAAAACTGAATTCTGAAGATGACTCCACAGATGAAAATAAGAAACTGGATCTGCTTTACCCTCTTGATCAAGATCAGACTATAATACTCAGAAACATTGTCATGGAGGATGCTGGAATTTACCAATGTGAAACCACCGAGGGGGGGAAGCTCAGCACTGTGTACATTATTGTTGGAG CTCCTACCTTGTCTCCTAACACGTGTGAAGGCCTCTCCACGGCGTGGGAGCCCTGCCAGGATGAGAACAGTCGCACGGGGGAACCCATACTGCAGGAGTCCATAGCAGAGTTCTCTATCAAGCTCTACTCTTACTTCAGAGAAATATATCCTTCCAACAACATGCTCTTCTCTCCTGTCAGCATCAATGGATTGCTCTCCCATTTGCTGTTGG GTGCAAGGGCTGACACCCGCAAAGCCATGGAGAGGGCTCTCTGTGTGCCTCATGACTTCCATTGTCTTCACTTCCAAATGAAGAAGCTAACAGAGAAGTTGTCCGGCTCCTTGCAAATGGCGTCACAGATCTACTATAACCCAT acATGAATCTGACCCAGTCCTTTACTAACCAGTCCATTCAGTTCTATGAAGCGGAGCCCGTCAAGCTGCTGGAGACCAGTGATGAGAACGCCAGGATGATCAACAGCTGGGTGGCAAATAAgaccaaaaataaaatcacacatttgTTAGACTCTGTTTCACCAGACGCACAACTGATCCTGCTCAACGCTGTTTCCTTTAGTG GTCAGTGGAAGATCAAGTTTAATCCGAAACCAAAGAAAGGACTTTTTGCCAAACTGAATGGTGATCTGGTGACGGTCCCCCTCCTCCATCATCAGAAATACTCTGTGGCTGTGGCCTATGATGGTGTGCTAAAGGCACAG GTGGCAAGGTTTCCCCTCACAGGGGACAGCAGCCTTTACATCCTGCTGCCTCACTCCAACGGATTGACTGACTTAcagctggtggaggagaagatgacGGACACAGCTGTGCGTCAAATGATAGAACAAATGAAGGGGACACCTCTGCAGCACATGGAGGTCGCTCTGCCCAAAATCAAGCTGGATGCACAGCCAGACATGAACGTCCTTATTAAGAAACTAg gACTGTCGTCGCTTTACGAAGGTGCAAGCCTGTGTGGCCTCCACTCTGAAGGACAGCTGGTCCTGGATAGTGCCCAACACAAAGCCTTCCTTGCACTTACAGAACAAGGAGTTGAGGCCGGCGCCGTCACCTCTGTGTCGTTCTCCCGCTCTTACCCTAACTTCTCTGCCCTGCGGCCTTTCATCATGTTGCTGTGGAGTGATCAGGTTAATTTGCCGCTCTTTATGGGCAGGGTGACCGACCCATGA
- the tmem134 gene encoding transmembrane protein 134 codes for MATQFTIDDAFVLEGDEEGAVSDGESERWNGRDKDRDGGEMTFGPLSFSKPQTHPSPAASGTPEHSNLKYQNLENEDALGSSGNSTFNNFFKISDPATLSYCSSQWSFSTLSSVTQLSAHCCGWVSHPLVKKNRRVVLASFLLLITGVALIFAGIVVQLNPNAGVSSAIFFVPGFLLFIPGVYHVIYISCAVRGRRGFKLFYLPYFEK; via the exons ATGGCAACGCAGTTTACTATCGACGATGCCTTTGTATTGGAGGGCGATGAGGAGGGAGCTGTGTCTGATGGAGAGTCAGAGAGGTGGAATGGCAGAGACAAGGACAGAGATGGAGGCGAGATGACATTTGGTCCTCTAAGTTTCTCCAAACCTCAGACTCATCCGTCCCCTGCCGCCTCTGGCACCCCTGAACACAGTAACCTGAAGtatcag AATCTGGAAAATGAAGACGCCTTGGGAAGCAGCGGCAATTCCACGTTTAACAACTTCTTCAAAATCAG TGATCCTGCAACTCTGTCGTACTGCAGCTCCCAGTGGTCCTTCAGCACCTTGAGTTCAGTCACGCAGCTCTCTGCACACTGCTGCGG GTGGGTGTCTCATCCACTGGTGAAGAAAAACAGGAGAGTTGTTCTTGCCTCATTCCTTCTCCTTATCACTGGGGTTG CTCTTATCTTCGCAGGTATTGTTGTACAGCTGAATCCAAATGCAG GTGTTTCAAGTGCAATTTTCTTTGTACCTGGATTTCTTCTTTTCATCCCTGGAG TGTATCATGTGATATACATCAGCTGTGCTGTCCGCGGTAGGAGAGGCTTCAAACTGTTCTACCtgccttattttgaaaagtga
- the aip gene encoding AH receptor-interacting protein isoform X1 has protein sequence MEEEAHKLLEEGIRKKLISPGKGELSTFPNGTKVVFHYRTSLCDGTVLDDSRTMGGHSKPMELILGKKFKLAVWERIVITMKQGELAEFTCDTKHTALYPLVSQSLRNISAGKDPLEGQRHCCGIAQIHSHHSLGHKDLDHLQASPQPLVFTIEMLEVLCPGSFQLDVWAMTDKEKLDLVPHMHEEGNTLFKEGKIKEATEKYYNGIACLKSLQMKEHPGDEAWVKLDQMITPLLLNYCQCLLRQGQYYEVIEHCSSLVFKYEDNVKAYYKRAKAHSAVWNEKEARADFDKVVELDPSLGPSVAKELRAMEERIRTKEREDKGRYKGLFGYNSPPATATTS, from the exons atggaggaagaggcACACAAGCTCCTCGAAGAAGGAATAAGGAAGAAATTGATCAGCCCTGGTAAAGGAGAGCTGTCAACATTCCCCAATGGAACTAAG GTAGTCTTTCACTACCGCACCAGCCTGTGTGATGGCACCGTGCTGGATGACTCCAGAACTATGGGGGGACATAGCAAACCTATGGAGCTCATTCTGGGCAAGAAGTTTAAACTAGCTGTGTGGGAGAGAATCGTCATCACTATGAAACAAGGAGAACTTGCAGAATTTACCTGTGATACTAAG caCACAGCACTGTACCCCCTCGTCTCCCAGTCCCTGAGAAACATAAGTGCTGGTAAGGACCCTCTTGAAGGCCAGAGACACTGCTGCGGAATTGCCCAGATTCACTCTCATCACTCCTTGGGCCACAAAGACCTGGATCACCTTCAGGCCAGTCCACAGCCTCTTGTCTTCACCATCGAGATGCTGGAG GTTCTCTGTCCCGGATCATTCCAGCTAGATGTGTGGGCCATGACAGATAAAGAGAAACTTGATCTTGTGCCACACATGCATGAAGAGGGTAACACGCTCTTCAAAGAAGGGAAAATTAAGGAAGCCACAGAGAAGTACTACAATGGCATTGCCTGCTTAAAAAGTCTACAGATGAAG GAGCACCCTGGAGATGAAGCATGGGTTAAATTGGACCAAATGATCACACCATTGCTTCTCAACTACTGTCAATGTCTGTTACGCCAGGGCCAGTACTACGAAGTTATTGAACACTGCTCCTCCTTGGTCTTCAAATATGAGG ATAATGTAAAGGCCTACTACAAGCGGGCCAAAGCCCATTCTGCAGTGTGGAATGAGAAGGAGGCCCGAGCAGACTTCGACAAGGTGGTAGAGCTGGACCCTTCTCTGGGGCCATCAGTGGCCAAGGAGCTGAGGGCCATGGAGGAAAGGATCCGCACCAAGGAGAGGGAGGATAAGGGTCGCTACAAGGGCCTGTTTGGCTACAACTCACCACCAGCCACTGCCACTACA agtTGA
- the aip gene encoding AH receptor-interacting protein isoform X2 produces MEEEAHKLLEEGIRKKLISPGKGELSTFPNGTKVVFHYRTSLCDGTVLDDSRTMGGHSKPMELILGKKFKLAVWERIVITMKQGELAEFTCDTKHTALYPLVSQSLRNISAGKDPLEGQRHCCGIAQIHSHHSLGHKDLDHLQASPQPLVFTIEMLEVLCPGSFQLDVWAMTDKEKLDLVPHMHEEGNTLFKEGKIKEATEKYYNGIACLKSLQMKEHPGDEAWVKLDQMITPLLLNYCQCLLRQGQYYEVIEHCSSLVFKYEGKALCWCFTGTLLLL; encoded by the exons atggaggaagaggcACACAAGCTCCTCGAAGAAGGAATAAGGAAGAAATTGATCAGCCCTGGTAAAGGAGAGCTGTCAACATTCCCCAATGGAACTAAG GTAGTCTTTCACTACCGCACCAGCCTGTGTGATGGCACCGTGCTGGATGACTCCAGAACTATGGGGGGACATAGCAAACCTATGGAGCTCATTCTGGGCAAGAAGTTTAAACTAGCTGTGTGGGAGAGAATCGTCATCACTATGAAACAAGGAGAACTTGCAGAATTTACCTGTGATACTAAG caCACAGCACTGTACCCCCTCGTCTCCCAGTCCCTGAGAAACATAAGTGCTGGTAAGGACCCTCTTGAAGGCCAGAGACACTGCTGCGGAATTGCCCAGATTCACTCTCATCACTCCTTGGGCCACAAAGACCTGGATCACCTTCAGGCCAGTCCACAGCCTCTTGTCTTCACCATCGAGATGCTGGAG GTTCTCTGTCCCGGATCATTCCAGCTAGATGTGTGGGCCATGACAGATAAAGAGAAACTTGATCTTGTGCCACACATGCATGAAGAGGGTAACACGCTCTTCAAAGAAGGGAAAATTAAGGAAGCCACAGAGAAGTACTACAATGGCATTGCCTGCTTAAAAAGTCTACAGATGAAG GAGCACCCTGGAGATGAAGCATGGGTTAAATTGGACCAAATGATCACACCATTGCTTCTCAACTACTGTCAATGTCTGTTACGCCAGGGCCAGTACTACGAAGTTATTGAACACTGCTCCTCCTTGGTCTTCAAATATGAGGGTAAAGCTTTGTGTTGGTGCTTCACAGGGACTTTGTTATTACTATAG